One genomic region from Leishmania mexicana MHOM/GT/2001/U1103 complete genome, chromosome 15 encodes:
- a CDS encoding actin-related protein 3, putative arp3, which produces MTCSSSAASVVVCDVGTSTTRLGYAGNAEPTFALPTVCAWRDRMSAETFAVGDAAATMVGPGMQRCRPLEHGLVVDWDVMEEYWRHLFNRYVCVEPQDIGLLLTEAAITPCEQREMTAEVMFESFGVPRLCIGPQALFVLRSVGDGCDTAVVVESGAGVTQVVPFVAGYAVAGAARRFPVAGRDITQYVLKSLRKHERGIEAEQALEVAERVKARYSYTADDIAHELARAESCLPSYVIHHTELHSRSGAPYSIDVGYERFLAPETMFQPDLIAAPSAVTASACGGLPALIDSVVWSCPMDCRRPLYANVILAGGNTRFAHFAKRVYHGLQRALDARSAAVMAASGGTLGRQVEYEVNVRDRSQATHAVWRGASTFAASPEYAMAAVARETYMECGASVMRQHRI; this is translated from the coding sequence ATGAcgtgcagctccagcgccgcttcggtggtggtgtgcgacGTCGGCACGAGCACCACTCGCCTCGGCTACGCTGGCAACGCTGAGCCGACGTTTGCGCTGCCCACCGTTTGTGCGTGGCGGGACCGCATGTCGGCTGAGACGTTCGCCGTTGGGGACGCGGCTGCCACAATGGTGGGGCCCGGAATGCAGCGGTGCAGACCGCTAGAGCATGGGCTGGTGGTGGATTGGGATGTCATGGAGGAGTATTGGCGCCACCTCTTCAACCGCTACGTCTGCGTTGAGCCACAAGATATCGGTTTGCTGCTGACGGAGGCAGCCATCACCCCGTGCGAGCAACGAGAGATGACAGCGGAGGTTATGTTCGAGAGTTTCGGGGTGCCGCGGCTGTGCATCGGCCCGCAGGCGCTCTTCGTGCTTAGAAGCGTTGGCGACGGGTGCGACAcagccgtggtggtggagagcggcgctggcgtgacGCAGGTGGTGCCCTTCGTGGCGGGTTACGCGGtggccggcgcggcgcgtcGTTTTCCCGTGGCGGGCCGGGACATCACACAGTACGTGCTGAAGAGCCTGCGGAAGCACGAGCGGGGTATCGAGGCTGAGCAAGCGCTagaggtggcggagcgggtGAAGGCGCGCTACAGCTACACGGCAGACGACATCGCGCACGAGCTTGCACGGGCGGAATCGTGCCTCCCTTCCTACGTGATCCACCACACGGAGCTGCACTCACGCTCCGGGGCCCCGTACTCTATCGACGTGGGCTACGAGAGATTCCTCGCACCGGAGACGATGTTTCAGCCAGATTTGATCGCCGCACCGTCGGCTGTGACCGCCTCCGCGTGCGGCGGCCTACCCGCCCTGATCGACTCTGTTGTGTGGTCCTGCCCGATGGACTGCAGGCGGCCACTGTACGCAAACGTCATCCTCGCTGGCGGCAACACGCGCTTCGCTCACTTTGCGAAGCGCGTGTATCACGGGCTGCAACGTGCCTTGGATGCGCGTtccgccgccgtcatggCCGCCTCGGGCGGCACTCTGGGTCGACAAGTCGAGTACGAGGTGAACGTGCGCGATCGTTCACAAGCAACGCATGCCGTATGGAGAGGGGCCAGCACCTTCGCCGCCAGCCCAGAGTATGCGATGGCAGCCGTAGCGCGAGAGACGTACATGGAGTGTGGTGCCTCCGTGATGCGTCAGCACCGCATCTAG